From Trichomycterus rosablanca isolate fTriRos1 chromosome 27, fTriRos1.hap1, whole genome shotgun sequence, a single genomic window includes:
- the LOC134304324 gene encoding adenine phosphoribosyltransferase-like, which translates to MDANSRAQKLELIERNIRHFPDFPTKGIVFKDICPIVKEPKALTAVIDLFEEHVRQKYPQTELILGLEARGFLFGPLLSQRLGIGFVPVRKKGKLPGPTVSVEYTLEYAMVKCE; encoded by the exons ATGGATGCTAACAGCAGAGCTCAGAAACTGGAGCTGATTGAACGGAATATTCGGCATTTTCCTGATTTTCCAACCAAAGGAATCGTGTTTAA GGATATTTGTCCAATCGTGAAGGAGCCCAAAGCGCTGACAGCGGTCATCGATTTGTTTGAAGAACATGTCAGACAGAAGTATCCACAGACTGAACTTATACTTG GTCTGGAAGCTAGAGGCTTTTTGTTCGGGCCTCTTTTGTCGCAGAGGTTGGGAATCGGCTTTGTGCCCGTCAGGAAGAAGGGGAAGCTTCCTGGTCCTACCGTGTCTGTTGAATATACTCTTGAATATGCCATGGTAAAATGTGAATAA